One genomic segment of Ferrimonas sp. YFM includes these proteins:
- the tig gene encoding trigger factor, with product MQVSFETLEGLERRLTITVESAEFEPKVTEKMKAEAKRVRLDGFRPGKVPVSVFKKRYGAAIRQETLGELMQQKFFEAIVEQKLNPAGAPRFEVVADNEGEDLQFNALFEVYPEVELAGLNDIEIEKPVCDVTDADVDNMIETLRKQHATFDAVEREAANDDKVKLDFEGSIDGEAFDGGKSEGFELVLGSGRMIPGFEDGLMGKKAGDEFTIDVTFPEEYHAENLKGKAAQFAIKLHSVEAQVLPELNDEFVTKFGITEGGMDALKAEIRKNMERELSQALKAKVKEQALDGLLKANEIDVPKPLVEGEINVLRQQAMQRFGGMQGNNMPELPAELFTEQAERRVRIGLLLGEVIKQKELKVEEERVTALIESMASAYEDPKEVVEYYNNNQEMMQNMRNVALEEQAVEALMADAKVSEKEVNFQEFMNQQQPAA from the coding sequence ATGCAAGTTTCTTTTGAAACCCTGGAAGGCCTGGAGCGCCGCCTGACCATTACCGTTGAGAGCGCCGAATTCGAGCCTAAAGTAACTGAGAAGATGAAGGCCGAAGCCAAGCGCGTACGTCTGGACGGTTTCCGTCCCGGTAAAGTGCCTGTGTCTGTATTCAAGAAGCGCTACGGCGCTGCCATCCGTCAGGAGACCCTGGGTGAGCTGATGCAGCAGAAGTTCTTCGAAGCCATCGTTGAGCAGAAGCTGAACCCTGCCGGCGCCCCTCGTTTCGAGGTTGTTGCTGACAACGAAGGTGAAGACCTGCAGTTCAACGCCCTGTTCGAAGTCTACCCAGAGGTTGAGCTGGCTGGCCTGAACGACATCGAAATCGAGAAGCCTGTTTGCGACGTGACTGATGCCGACGTAGACAACATGATCGAGACCCTGCGTAAGCAGCACGCTACTTTCGACGCCGTTGAGCGCGAAGCGGCCAACGACGACAAGGTCAAGCTGGACTTTGAAGGTTCCATCGACGGCGAAGCCTTCGACGGCGGCAAGTCCGAAGGTTTCGAGCTGGTTCTGGGCTCCGGCCGCATGATCCCTGGCTTCGAAGACGGCCTGATGGGCAAGAAAGCCGGTGACGAGTTCACCATCGACGTGACCTTCCCTGAGGAGTACCACGCCGAGAACCTGAAGGGCAAAGCCGCTCAGTTCGCCATCAAGCTGCACTCCGTTGAAGCCCAGGTTCTGCCTGAGCTGAACGATGAGTTCGTAACCAAGTTCGGCATCACCGAAGGTGGTATGGACGCTCTGAAAGCAGAGATCCGCAAGAACATGGAGCGCGAGCTGAGCCAGGCCCTGAAAGCCAAGGTGAAGGAGCAAGCTCTGGACGGTCTGCTGAAGGCCAACGAGATCGACGTGCCTAAGCCTCTGGTTGAAGGTGAGATCAACGTTCTGCGTCAGCAAGCCATGCAGCGCTTCGGCGGCATGCAGGGCAACAACATGCCTGAGCTGCCTGCTGAGCTGTTCACCGAGCAAGCCGAGCGCCGCGTTCGCATCGGTCTGCTGCTGGGTGAAGTGATCAAGCAGAAAGAGCTGAAAGTGGAAGAGGAGCGCGTGACCGCTCTGATCGAGTCCATGGCCTCCGCTTACGAAGATCCTAAGGAAGTTGTTGAGTACTACAACAACAACCAGGAAATGATGCAGAACATGCGCAACGTTGCCCTGGAAGAGCAGGCTGTAGAAGCTCTGATGGCTGATGCTAAAGTTTCTGAGAAGGAAGTGAACTTCCAAGAGTTCATGAATCAACAGCAGCCTGCTGCCTAA
- the folD gene encoding bifunctional methylenetetrahydrofolate dehydrogenase/methenyltetrahydrofolate cyclohydrolase FolD: MTATLIDGKAIAASVRQNIASQVQSRTQQGLRAPGLAVILVGSDPASQVYVGNKRKACEQVGFVSRSFDLPADTTQADLLAQIDLLNNDPSIDGILVQLPLPEHIDSATVIERIRPDKDVDGFHPYNVGRLAQRIPVLRPCTPLGITHLIESTGVKTHGLHAVIVGASNIVGRPMTLELLLGGCTTTTCHRFTKDLRHHVEQADLLVVAVGKPNFIPGEWIKPGAIVIDVGINRLEDGRLVGDVEFDAAKERAGHITPVPGGVGPMTIACLLQNTLFACEQYHS, from the coding sequence ATGACAGCAACACTAATAGACGGCAAAGCCATTGCCGCGTCCGTTCGTCAGAACATCGCCTCACAAGTTCAATCCCGTACCCAACAGGGCCTGCGCGCCCCCGGACTGGCCGTTATCCTGGTCGGCAGCGACCCCGCTTCCCAGGTCTATGTCGGCAACAAGCGCAAAGCCTGCGAGCAGGTGGGCTTCGTCTCCCGAAGCTTCGACCTGCCCGCCGATACCACGCAAGCCGACCTGCTGGCTCAAATTGACCTCCTCAATAACGACCCCAGCATCGACGGCATTCTGGTGCAGCTTCCCCTGCCCGAACACATCGACAGTGCCACCGTCATCGAGCGCATTCGCCCCGATAAGGATGTGGACGGCTTTCACCCCTATAACGTTGGCCGCCTGGCCCAGCGCATCCCGGTGCTGCGCCCCTGTACCCCTCTGGGGATCACCCACCTCATCGAGTCCACCGGCGTGAAAACCCACGGCCTGCATGCGGTGATCGTTGGCGCCTCCAACATCGTCGGCCGCCCCATGACCCTGGAACTGCTGCTCGGTGGTTGCACCACCACCACCTGTCACAGATTCACCAAGGACCTGCGCCACCATGTGGAGCAGGCGGATCTGCTGGTGGTGGCCGTGGGCAAGCCCAACTTCATTCCCGGCGAGTGGATCAAGCCCGGTGCCATCGTCATCGATGTCGGCATCAACCGCCTGGAGGATGGTCGTCTGGTCGGAGACGTGGAGTTCGATGCGGCCAAAGAGCGCGCCGGACACATCACCCCGGTGCCTGGTGGCGTGGGCCCCATGACCATCGCCTGCCTGCTGCAAAACACCCTGTTTGCCTGCGAGCAGTACCACAGCTAG